GCGCCGCCTGGCGAGAGCCGATCCAGCGCGATCACCACCCCGTGTCACGGCGCGGGTTCGACAGACGGGGGATCACATCATGAGTGAACTCGACGACTTCAGGGCCTCACTCGAGGCCCGTCGGGAGGCGACCCGGCCGGGCAGGCACTACGACCCGGGGGCGTACCTCGCCGAGCAGCGGATTCGCGAGAGCATTCTGCTCGCGGGCCGGGACCGGCGGAAGGCAGCCGAGGCCGCAGGGGCGAAGGAGGCGACCGAGCAACGCGGACAGCAGAAGGCGGGGCCCGCACGAGCGGCCTCGACGCAGGCGAGCTCGGCCGCAGAACGTCCGGCGGAACCGCATGCCGCCGGGCAGTCCGCCGGAATGGATGCGGGAGCAGGCGTCGACAGCGGATTGCGGTCGCGGCGTGCGCGACGGGCGCATGCCATGCCGGTGGAGCGACCCGTCAGACGACACTGGTACTCCCTGCGCCGGGGGCATGCCTGACCTGACGAGCCCGCCCGCCCAAGCAGATCGGCGGGCGGGTCTGGTGCAGGCGACACGGACCGACGTCCTCGCGGGTCTCCCCGTCCGCCCGGTAGACGATCAGGTCGACGACCAGGTGCGGTGATCGGGCTGAATCTGCCTGGTCGTGAAGGCTGTCGACGAATTCATTGCCAGTGGGATTGGAGTGAATGTCGAATAAGTGAATGACTACTTCCTCAACATTCGCCCTGCGGCTCGGAAGAATCGGCGGGACTGCCGAATCGACCGGGTCTCGTCGAGCCCCCGACGCGGCGCCCCGGACCCTGACATGGCGGATGACCGTGCTGGTCGGACGGCCCTGCAGGCAGATACCATGGCCGAATGCCTCTTGAGCGATCATCCCGTCGGTCGAGCCGGGCGACCGCTGCTCCATTCGAGCGAGGCGACCGTCGAGAACGTGCGATCCTGGCCAGCCTCACCGGATTGCTGGTCAATGCCTCGCTGCGTTCGATCAGCATCGGCGACATCGCGAAAGGTGCGGGGATCTCGCGGCCGAGCCTGTATTTCTACTTCGATTCCAAGGCACAGATCTTCTGCGCGTTGTTGGCGCGGACTCGATACCACTGTCCGGACGACTTCCCGCTTCTCGCGAGCGTGGAGGCCTCGGCGATCACCGCGGAGGTGCGATCGATCGTGGACCAGACGGTCCGGTCTTGGCAGGAGAACACGGTCGTCCTGCGTCGGGGCTTCGAGGCGGCGGAGGATCTCGACGTCCAACGGCAGTGGCAGCAGACGATGAGCGGACTCATCGGTTTCATCGCGGAGTGGATCGATCGTCGGCGCTCAGCAGGGCTGCTCGTGACGACCGAGGAGACATCGGCCGAACTGGCCGAGTCGTTGATCTGGTTGATTGAGAAGAGCTGTTACCGGCTGTTCGCCTCCCGTGCCACGACGCAGGCGGAGCAGGATCGTCGCGCGGCCGTGCTGGCCGGGGTCGGCCTGCGCATCCTCGGCGAGACTCCGGCGCACGTGCTCCCCGACCGTCGGCCGTGACCCGGCCCGCCGTCGGGCCGGACGAGTCGCGGCGGTCGTGCTCGCGTGCGACCGCCGCGACGTCGGACCCGTGGCTCGGACTTCGGCGGCACGGCCGCCTGCGGCTCACGATGTGAGCGTGTCCAGGATCTGCTGGCCGTACTTCGCCAGCTTGTTCTCGCCGACGCCGCTGACCGTGCCCAGCTCGCCCAGGGTCGACGGCTCGCGGGAGGCGATCTCGCGGAGCGTCGCGTCGTGGAAGATCACATAGGCCGGTACACCCTGTTCCTTCGCAGCGGCCGACCGCCAGGCCCGCAGCCGCTCGAAGACCGGGACCGCCTCGGCGGCGAGGTCGGCCGCGGGCGCCCCCTTGCGACTCCTGGCCGGCTTGGCGGCGCGCGCGGCCCGCTCCGGCTCGCGGCGGAGCCGGACCTCGCGCTGCCGGGCCAGCACCGCGTCGCTGGCCTCGGTGAGCACCAGCACGTGATAGTCGCCGGTCACCGTCAGCAGTCCCTGGGCCAGGAGTTGGCGCACCACGCCGCTCCACTCGGTGTCCCGCAGTTCGGTGCCGACGCCGAAGACCTTCAGCGAGTCGTGGCCGTGCTGTTCGACCTTGGGCGTCCGCCTGCCCAGCAGGATGTCGATGACGTGGCCCGCGCCGAAGCGCTGATCACGTTCGCGGTCCAGCCGGTACACCGTGGAGAGGACCTTCTGCGCGGGGATCGTGCCGTCCCAGGACTCCGGCGGCGTCAGGCAGGTGTCGCAGTTGCCGCAGGGCGCGCTCTGCTGGCCGAAGTAGGCGAGCAGTTGGACCCGGCGACAGGCCACCGTCTCGCAGAGCGCCAGCATCGCGTCCAGGTGGGTGGCGAGCTTGCGGCGATGGGCCGCGTCGCCCTCCGAGGAGTCGATCATGCTGCGCTGCTGCATGACGTCCTGGAGTCCATAGGCCATCCACGCCGTGGACGGCAGCCCGTCCCGCCCGGCCCGGCCGGTCTCCTGGTAGTAGCCCTCGACGGACTTCGGCAGATCGAGGTGGGCGACGAACCGCACGTCCGGCTTGTCGATGCCCATGCCGAAGGCGATGGTGGCGACCACGATCACCCCGTCCTCCCGCAGGAACCGCGCCTGGTTCGCCGCGCGGACCGCCGGATCGAGCTTCGCGTGATAGGGCACGGCCGAAAACCCGTTGTCCACCAGGAACTGGGCCGTCTTCTCGACGGAGTTGCGCGACAGGCAGTAGACGATGCCCGCATCATCGGCGTGTTCGGTGCGCAGCAGTTCGAGCAGCTGCTGCTGGGCCCGGTTCTTCAACCCGATGCGGTACTGGATGTTGGGGCGGTCGAAGCTGGCGACGAAGTGCCGGGCCTCGCCGAGGTTCAGTCGCGCGGCGATCTCGGTGTGCGTGGCCTCCGTCGCCGTCGCGGTCAACGCGATCCTGGGCACGTCCGGCCAGCGCTCGTGCAGCATCGACAGTTCGAGGTAGTGCGGGCGGAAGTCGTGCCCCCACTGCGCGACGCAGTGCGCCTCGTCGATGGCGAACAGCGAGATCGTGCCCCGGTCGAGCAGCCGCAGCGTCGACTCGACGGTGAGCCGCTCCGGCGCCAGATACAGCAGGTCCAGTTCACCCGCGAGGAAGGCCGACTCGACCTCGCGTCGCTCGTCGAAGTCCTGGCTGGAGTTGAGGAAGCCCGCGCGCACCCCGAGCGCCCGCAGCGCGTCGACCTGGTCCTGCATCAGCGCGATGAGGGGGGAGACGACGATGCCCACACCCTCGCGGACCAGCGCCGGGATCTGATAGCAGAGCGACTTGCCGCCGCCGGTAGGCATCAGCACGAGGGCGTCGCCGCCGCCCACGACGTGATCGATGATCTCCGCCTGGTCGCCTCGGAAGGAGTCGTAGCCGAAGACCCGGCGCAGCACCTGCAGCGCCTCGCTCACCTCAGGATCGGTCGTCACCGGGGAAGCCATCGGGGGATCCTATCGGGGACCGAGAAGGCCGGGGACGCTCGGTGAACGGCCGGAGAGCCTGTCTGTGATCCCCCTGGAGTCGTGAGCGGGGATCAGGTCGAGTGGACGCACCTGTGGCCCGCCGACTTCATGGAGAACTTCACCATGTGGGTCGACCAGATCCGTCTCACCGGGGAGATCCGCGACGCGTATCCGTCCGCCGCCAGTTCGCCGATCGCGATGGCGGACGTGGCCCGGTCGCGGCAGCCGCCCTGACCAGGACGACCTCGTGGGGTCCGCGCTCAGCTTGACCGGACCGGAGACCCTCACCCGAGCGGACGCGGCGGCACGACTCGCCACAGCCCTCGGCCGCGACATCCCCTACCGCACCGTGACCCGCGCCGAGGCCGTCGAGCAGCTCACGCCGTCGATGGGCGATTCCGCCGAGTGGTACCTGGACATCCTCGCCGACGGCGTCGACGCACCGCAGGAGGCCGCCTCCACCGTCATCGACGTCGTCGGCTCGGCGACCACCTTCATGCAGTGGGCCCGAGCGCACGCCGACGAGTTCCGCTGAGCCACCGCCGAGGCGGGCCGGTTCCGAGCGAGCGGGGCCGAGCCCGGCCGGCGGCGGACGGCCGCATCGAGGACCCTCAACCCGACACGCCGAGTCTGCTCTCCAATTCCGCCACGCCCGCCCGGCAGTCCCGCGCCAGCGCGCGGTGACTCTGGAAGCGGCCCAGGATGCCGTGGGGGCGCACCGTCTCGGCGGGCGCGCCCGCCGCGTGCTCCACCCGCAGCCGGCGGCCGGTCAACGGCCCGGACCGATGCCAGCGCTCCCACCGTTCGTAGTCGGGGCTGTGCCGGTGGCCGAATGCGTACGCCTGTTCGCCCGATCCCGGCGGGCAGTTCTCGGGCAGCAGCAGTGCGACGCCGTCGCCCGCCCTTGTCGACCAGTCTCGCGCGGACACGACGTCCACCCTGGGCGCCCGCCCCTCGGCATCGGCCTCGCGCACCAGCACGGCGTCGTCCGGGGTGAGCCGGGGCGGCAGCTCGCGCACCTCGACGTCGCCGTCGAGGCCGACGATCGCCCGCGCCACCCACCACCAGTTCTCCCGGCGGGAGAGCATGCTGTCCGCCCGCAGCCGCGTCGGCGGGTATTTGACCAGCTCCTGGTGCAACAGCTGTTCCTGATAGACGGAGCCTGCCAGATCATGGTCGACGCGCACTCGCCCGACCGCGACCATCCCCGGCCCTGCTCGGCCGTCCTGGTCGGGTCGGCCGGGAACGCAGAACGCGGCGAACCGGCCTTCGACGTCGTCCACTTCGGATAGTCGAGAGAGCGGGAACGCGACGCAGGGCCGGCCCTCCCGCGTCAACGGCACCACCGGGACACCCGTGGGACCGTCCGCTCCGAGCCAGCAGAGTTCGCCGGTCGCCGCGCGTTCCCATCGCCGAGCGAAATCCTTCATGCCACGCCTCCCAGTGTCCCACCGTCCACGGCGAGCGTGTCCGGTGTCAACGATCCTGCCGTTTGCTCCTTATCAAGCGGCCGATCGTTAGGTAGCTTCTGGTACGCCTGTCGGGCGGGCAACGGAGTTCTCCCGGCGACGGTACGGAGAAGGGGGTCGCTGCGGATGCCCGCGATCGTGGTCATGCTCGCCGTCATCGCGATATTCGTGGTGGCCTACCGCTATTACTCGGCGTATCTCGCCCGCCGCGTCTACGTGCTCGATCCCCTGTACGTGACACCGGCCCACCGCTTCAACGACGGAATCGACTTCGTCCCCACCAACCGGCACATCGTCTTCAGTCATCACTTCATCTCGGTGGCAGGCGCCGCCCCGATCGTCGGCCCCGCCGTCGCCGTCTACTGGGGCTGGGGACCCGCGCTGATCTGGGTCGTGGTCGGTTCCGTCTTCGCCGCAGGTGTGCACGACTTCGGCGCGCTGGTGATCTCCGTGCGACACCGCGCCCGCAGTATCGGGGCGCTCGCAGGGGAGGTGATCAGCAAACGCGCCAGAGGGCTGTTCCTGCTGATCATCTTCTTCCTGCTCACCCTGGTGAACGCGGTCTTCTCCGTGGTCATGGCGAATCTGTTCATCGCCAACCCTGCCTCGGTGCTGCCGGTCCTGGTGCAGATCCCGTTGGCGATCGGGGTCGGCCAGTACATCTACCGGACCAGGACCGCCGCGCTCGTGCCCTCGATCATCGCGTTGGTGGTGCTCTATGCGACCATCCCGCTCGGGCTGCTGGTTCCGATCTCTCTCGACCCGCTGGCCTCGGCACTGGGCACGGACCCGCGCACCCTGTGGATCATTCTGATCTTCCTGTACGCCTTCGCCGCGTCCCGGCTCCCGGTGTGGATGCTGCTTCAACCTCGTGACTACATCAACCAGCACCAGATGCTGCTGGCCCTGGCGGTCATCCTGGTGGGCATGGGCGTCGGCCTGAACCGCATCGTCGCCCCGGTGGTCAACGACGTGCCCGCCGACTCGCCGTCGTGGTTCCCGCTGCTGTTCGTGACGATCGCCTGCGGCGCGATCTCCGGATTCCACAGTCTCGTCGCGTCCGGCACGACGGCGAAACAGATTGACAAGGAGACCGACGCCCGGTTCGTCGGATACACCTCGGCACTCGGCGAGGGCGGCCTCGCGGTCTGTTCGATCCTGGCCTGCACCGCCGGGATCGCCGCCACGACGGCGGACTGGAACGTGCTGTTCTCCGACTTCTCGACCGCCTCCGGCGGTGCCACCGGCAACTTCGTCAACGGCGTCGCCAACTTCGCCGCCAACCTCGGCATCCCGCTGGAGGTCGGCGTCGTCTTCGCTGCCGTCGTGGTGATCAGCTTCGCCGCGACCACCATGGACACCGGGGTCCGTCTCCAGCGCTACATCGTGCAGGAGATCGCCGAGGTCGTCCGGTTCCGTCCGCTGGCCCGCAGCCTCACCTGGTCCTCGATGATCGCCGTCGTGGTGCCGCTGACCCTGGCGCTGGCGCCCGGCGACCTCGCCTTCGGCACGCTGTGGCAGCTGTTCGGCACCACCAACCAGCTCA
The Actinoalloteichus fjordicus DNA segment above includes these coding regions:
- a CDS encoding Rossmann-fold NAD(P)-binding domain-containing protein, giving the protein MSGDQVEWTHLWPADFMENFTMWVDQIRLTGEIRDAYPSAASSPIAMADVARSRQPP
- the recQ gene encoding DNA helicase RecQ, with protein sequence MASPVTTDPEVSEALQVLRRVFGYDSFRGDQAEIIDHVVGGGDALVLMPTGGGKSLCYQIPALVREGVGIVVSPLIALMQDQVDALRALGVRAGFLNSSQDFDERREVESAFLAGELDLLYLAPERLTVESTLRLLDRGTISLFAIDEAHCVAQWGHDFRPHYLELSMLHERWPDVPRIALTATATEATHTEIAARLNLGEARHFVASFDRPNIQYRIGLKNRAQQQLLELLRTEHADDAGIVYCLSRNSVEKTAQFLVDNGFSAVPYHAKLDPAVRAANQARFLREDGVIVVATIAFGMGIDKPDVRFVAHLDLPKSVEGYYQETGRAGRDGLPSTAWMAYGLQDVMQQRSMIDSSEGDAAHRRKLATHLDAMLALCETVACRRVQLLAYFGQQSAPCGNCDTCLTPPESWDGTIPAQKVLSTVYRLDRERDQRFGAGHVIDILLGRRTPKVEQHGHDSLKVFGVGTELRDTEWSGVVRQLLAQGLLTVTGDYHVLVLTEASDAVLARQREVRLRREPERAARAAKPARSRKGAPAADLAAEAVPVFERLRAWRSAAAKEQGVPAYVIFHDATLREIASREPSTLGELGTVSGVGENKLAKYGQQILDTLTS
- a CDS encoding TetR/AcrR family transcriptional regulator → MLVNASLRSISIGDIAKGAGISRPSLYFYFDSKAQIFCALLARTRYHCPDDFPLLASVEASAITAEVRSIVDQTVRSWQENTVVLRRGFEAAEDLDVQRQWQQTMSGLIGFIAEWIDRRRSAGLLVTTEETSAELAESLIWLIEKSCYRLFASRATTQAEQDRRAAVLAGVGLRILGETPAHVLPDRRP
- a CDS encoding carbon starvation CstA family protein yields the protein MPAIVVMLAVIAIFVVAYRYYSAYLARRVYVLDPLYVTPAHRFNDGIDFVPTNRHIVFSHHFISVAGAAPIVGPAVAVYWGWGPALIWVVVGSVFAAGVHDFGALVISVRHRARSIGALAGEVISKRARGLFLLIIFFLLTLVNAVFSVVMANLFIANPASVLPVLVQIPLAIGVGQYIYRTRTAALVPSIIALVVLYATIPLGLLVPISLDPLASALGTDPRTLWIILIFLYAFAASRLPVWMLLQPRDYINQHQMLLALAVILVGMGVGLNRIVAPVVNDVPADSPSWFPLLFVTIACGAISGFHSLVASGTTAKQIDKETDARFVGYTSALGEGGLAVCSILACTAGIAATTADWNVLFSDFSTASGGATGNFVNGVANFAANLGIPLEVGVVFAAVVVISFAATTMDTGVRLQRYIVQEIAEVVRFRPLARSLTWSSMIAVVVPLTLALAPGDLAFGTLWQLFGTTNQLTAGLALAVIAVWVTKRRRNPVAVLIPLVFLLVMTSWALIINLIEFVRAGEWLLAPLDAIIFVLALWLIVEATLALRAAWAERDLPDTDTDTDTDAAEGLGDGTAPTATGGATETGSTRRVAGETDEP